A genomic stretch from Terriglobales bacterium includes:
- a CDS encoding membrane dipeptidase, giving the protein MKTKQYDGYRSFQYLEEGVDYKPFRLAKEIGRVPSYSVQVTEEQEARVDRLLDNELIISLHDHAFVVPEDVNEIWEYRRAGRDWTGYEGLAASRLDVVFDNFMDGTAMVTSKAGWKWDDVIHDLGMRYSDIAHQDLVFLATTVDDFYEAKKTGRVALVAALEASTMIENEVDRIDILYGFGVRMMGIAYSEANSLGCGLKERRDGGLTDLGRRAVRRMNRIGMAIDVSHSGDQTSLDTIEFSEKPIFITHVGTRTLWDSPRMKPDHVIKACAEKGGVIGIEAAPHTTLTKKHIQHSIESYMEHFEYIANLVGIDHVAFGPDTLFGDHVGLHHVFANALSIKSAHGKQPFDEVEYVKGIENPAEAFPNIVRWMVAHGYSDEEIRKSVSGNILRVLEQVWARPRGKAAKA; this is encoded by the coding sequence TTGAAGACGAAACAGTACGACGGCTATCGCTCATTTCAGTATCTGGAAGAGGGTGTGGACTACAAGCCTTTCCGGCTGGCGAAGGAGATCGGCAGAGTTCCGAGCTACTCGGTCCAGGTCACCGAGGAACAGGAAGCACGGGTTGACCGCCTGCTCGACAATGAACTCATCATTTCGCTGCACGACCACGCCTTCGTGGTGCCCGAGGACGTGAACGAGATCTGGGAATACCGCCGCGCCGGCCGCGACTGGACCGGGTACGAGGGCCTGGCGGCGTCGCGCCTGGACGTTGTCTTCGACAACTTCATGGACGGCACGGCGATGGTCACCAGCAAGGCGGGCTGGAAGTGGGATGACGTCATCCACGACCTTGGCATGCGCTACAGCGACATTGCGCACCAGGACCTGGTCTTTCTGGCCACCACGGTGGACGATTTCTACGAAGCGAAGAAGACCGGGCGGGTGGCGCTGGTGGCCGCGCTGGAAGCCTCCACCATGATCGAAAACGAGGTGGACCGGATCGACATCCTCTACGGCTTCGGCGTGCGCATGATGGGCATCGCTTACAGCGAAGCGAACTCGCTCGGCTGCGGGCTGAAAGAGCGGCGCGACGGCGGCCTGACAGATCTGGGGCGCAGGGCCGTGAGACGCATGAACAGGATCGGAATGGCGATTGATGTTTCGCATTCCGGCGATCAGACTTCGCTCGACACGATCGAGTTCAGCGAGAAGCCCATCTTCATTACGCACGTAGGCACGCGCACCCTGTGGGACAGTCCGCGCATGAAGCCGGACCACGTCATCAAGGCTTGCGCGGAAAAGGGCGGGGTGATCGGCATTGAAGCCGCGCCGCACACAACGCTCACGAAGAAGCACATTCAGCACTCCATCGAGTCCTACATGGAGCACTTCGAGTACATAGCCAACCTGGTGGGGATCGATCATGTGGCCTTCGGGCCAGACACGCTGTTCGGCGACCACGTGGGCCTGCACCACGTGTTCGCCAACGCACTCTCCATCAAGTCGGCGCACGGCAAGCAGCCGTTCGACGAAGTTGAGTACGTGAAGGGCATCGAGAACCCGGCCGAGGCCTTCCCCAATATCGTGCGCTGGATGGTTGCGCACGGCTACTCGGACGAGGAGATTCGCAAGAGCGTTTCCGGCAACATTCTTCGCGTTTTGGAACAGGTGTGGGCAAGGCCGCGCGGCAAGGCTGCCAAGGCGTGA
- a CDS encoding S9 family peptidase, translated as MTRPNLSILILSLTAAIAAAAQQPAAPAAGPAELTLRAMTQITRTGDVAVSPDGRTIAFGSNYGGRQRIWLIPAGGGEPRALTEGGSIQWSPDGKTIAYLSGGGRGAGGGGQVDIFTIPVAGGEPTRVTNDNSAKHGLRWSPDGTQIAYISNRAKDQDIWVVSAKGGEPKQLTQKTNEWDEFRWAPEWSPDGKQIVFVSGRSDYYSDDLWMVNADGSGMRKITTGVWVMGNPEWSPDGKSIAFNGNSQSDYWFEDMSYLYIYDVATGKVRHVHMDVDVSDFEMNAHVFWSPDSSLIYFRNISRGNTNIWAVPANGEGCATQITNFEGGMQSMDVAANGSIIAFTRTTPVSSGDVWAMSTRGGEAAQLTKWATQFKDVRAPIQVSFRSNDGLYIHGYLYKPPVMDGNKKYPGLVSVHGGGTNSYANTFHAMEQYLAQKGYIVLAIEYRGSSGYGRPFQRLSVGDWTRGQGWDAVAASDFLRSLPSCSGKIGVYGGSYGGIMSMAAVTRDPSKFQAAAPFYGIYDWVAAYDDADRLGKIFLVTGFDGFRPEDNPDMYYRNSTINFIKDVNVPLLIEHGELDRRAPYSQAIRLTEALKKEGKTFEFFHYPNEQHGIRRPENFVDAYTRMEAWFAKYLQ; from the coding sequence ATGACACGGCCAAACCTCAGCATCCTGATTCTGTCGCTGACCGCCGCCATCGCAGCCGCGGCCCAGCAGCCCGCGGCACCTGCGGCCGGTCCGGCTGAACTCACGCTCCGCGCCATGACACAAATCACGCGCACTGGCGACGTAGCGGTGTCGCCCGACGGCCGCACGATCGCGTTCGGTTCGAACTATGGCGGCAGACAGAGGATCTGGCTCATTCCCGCCGGCGGCGGCGAACCGCGCGCGCTCACCGAGGGAGGCTCCATCCAGTGGTCGCCCGACGGAAAGACGATCGCCTATCTCTCCGGCGGGGGCCGAGGCGCGGGCGGCGGCGGGCAGGTGGACATCTTCACGATTCCTGTTGCGGGCGGGGAGCCGACGCGCGTGACCAATGACAACAGCGCGAAGCACGGGCTGCGCTGGTCGCCCGACGGTACGCAGATCGCCTACATCTCCAATCGCGCGAAGGACCAGGACATCTGGGTGGTCAGCGCGAAGGGTGGCGAGCCGAAACAGCTCACGCAGAAGACGAACGAGTGGGACGAGTTCCGCTGGGCGCCGGAGTGGTCGCCCGACGGCAAGCAGATCGTGTTTGTCTCCGGGCGCAGCGACTACTACTCCGACGACCTATGGATGGTGAACGCGGACGGCTCGGGCATGCGCAAGATCACCACCGGCGTGTGGGTGATGGGAAATCCCGAGTGGTCGCCCGACGGCAAGTCGATCGCGTTCAACGGCAACAGCCAGTCCGACTACTGGTTCGAAGACATGTCGTATCTCTACATCTACGACGTGGCCACGGGGAAAGTGCGCCACGTGCACATGGACGTGGACGTGAGCGACTTCGAAATGAACGCCCACGTCTTTTGGTCGCCCGACAGCAGCCTGATCTACTTCCGCAATATCAGTCGCGGCAACACCAACATCTGGGCCGTGCCGGCGAATGGCGAGGGATGCGCCACGCAGATCACCAACTTCGAGGGCGGCATGCAGTCCATGGACGTGGCCGCCAACGGCAGCATCATCGCCTTCACGCGCACCACGCCGGTCAGCTCCGGGGATGTGTGGGCGATGTCGACCAGGGGCGGCGAGGCGGCGCAGCTCACCAAGTGGGCAACGCAGTTCAAGGACGTGCGCGCGCCCATCCAGGTTTCATTCCGCAGCAACGACGGTCTCTACATCCACGGCTACCTGTACAAACCGCCGGTGATGGACGGGAACAAGAAGTATCCCGGACTGGTTTCCGTACACGGCGGCGGCACCAATTCCTATGCGAATACTTTCCATGCCATGGAACAGTACCTGGCGCAGAAGGGCTACATCGTGCTCGCCATTGAGTATCGCGGCAGCTCCGGTTATGGGCGGCCGTTCCAGCGGCTGAGCGTCGGCGACTGGACGCGCGGCCAGGGCTGGGACGCGGTGGCAGCGTCCGACTTTTTGCGCTCTCTGCCCAGTTGCAGCGGCAAGATTGGAGTTTATGGAGGCAGCTACGGCGGCATCATGAGTATGGCCGCGGTCACGCGCGATCCGTCGAAGTTTCAGGCAGCGGCGCCGTTTTACGGAATCTACGACTGGGTCGCGGCGTATGACGACGCCGATCGGCTGGGTAAGATATTTCTGGTCACGGGGTTCGACGGCTTCCGTCCCGAAGACAACCCCGACATGTACTATCGCAACTCCACCATTAACTTCATCAAGGATGTCAACGTTCCGTTGCTCATCGAGCATGGCGAGCTGGATCGCCGCGCGCCGTATAGTCAGGCGATCCGCTTGACGGAAGCATTGAAGAAGGAAGGAAAGACGTTTGAGTTCTTCCACTATCCTAACGAGCAGCACGGAATCCGGCGCCCGGAGAACTTCGTGGACGCCTATACTCGAATGGAAGCCTGGTTTGCCAAGTATTTGCAGTAG
- a CDS encoding prolyl oligopeptidase family serine peptidase, with protein sequence MSRATVRFVCACTLLAAALSAAAQKKTTGPAKAAAKAQPARAGAAAGGGTELTLRNLTQVSRISDPEISPDGKWIAFTFGGRGAGSKIYLVSVAGGEPKALLPSSPGESGPQWSPDGKKISFLAMRDGQSDIWTISPEGGEPQRVTNEKSAKHGVRWSPDGQWIAYISNRDKTQDIYIVSAAGGEPRKLTSKTNEWDENRWAPTWSPDGKHIAFVSNRSDYFADDLWMVDVDGSHLTRLTTNVRVMTDPLWSPDGRYIAFNAVRNWEFWFDDMSDFYLVKMPERKVSKLATDGYATDLNGNIHMYWSPDSKSLFYRYNTRGDTNIWSVNVEGNLVATQVTNGQGVIQSMSVSPKGDGIAFVRATQTGPGELTWMPMNGGEERQLTHWATRFDGVAAPAKISFLSKDGMYINGYLYKPAGLDPAKKYPGLISVHGGGNNAFANGFHGMEQYLAHKGYVVLSVEYRGSSGYGRRFQLASWGSWAADQGWDAVAGADYLRSLPYCNGKVGIYGGSYGGIMTLAALTRDSSKFDAAAPFYGIYDWSAAYRDGDRLMKFWVVMGMKGYKPDENPAVYYADSTINFVDKITTPMLIEHGELDRRAPFTQSQLLVEALKKHNKTFEFFSFPDEQHGIRRPDNFVNAYTRMEAWFDKYLKGEESQAPAQRASGGSQ encoded by the coding sequence ATGTCTCGAGCCACGGTGAGGTTCGTTTGTGCGTGTACGCTGCTGGCGGCAGCGCTTTCCGCGGCGGCGCAGAAGAAAACCACCGGGCCGGCGAAGGCGGCGGCGAAAGCCCAACCGGCCAGGGCGGGCGCGGCGGCGGGCGGCGGCACCGAATTGACACTGCGCAATCTCACGCAAGTAAGCCGCATCAGCGATCCGGAAATTTCGCCCGACGGCAAGTGGATCGCGTTCACGTTCGGTGGCCGGGGGGCAGGGTCGAAGATCTATCTGGTCAGCGTCGCCGGCGGCGAGCCGAAGGCGCTGCTCCCGTCGTCGCCCGGGGAAAGCGGACCGCAGTGGTCCCCCGACGGCAAGAAGATTTCCTTCCTTGCGATGCGCGACGGCCAGAGCGACATCTGGACGATCAGTCCGGAGGGGGGCGAGCCGCAGCGTGTGACGAATGAGAAGTCAGCCAAGCACGGGGTGCGATGGTCGCCCGACGGCCAGTGGATCGCCTACATCAGCAATCGCGACAAGACGCAGGACATCTACATCGTCAGCGCGGCGGGCGGGGAACCGCGCAAGCTGACGAGCAAGACCAACGAGTGGGATGAGAACCGCTGGGCGCCGACATGGTCGCCCGACGGCAAGCACATCGCTTTTGTCTCCAACCGCAGCGACTACTTTGCCGACGACCTGTGGATGGTGGACGTGGACGGCTCGCACCTGACCAGGCTCACCACCAACGTGCGCGTGATGACCGACCCGCTGTGGTCGCCGGATGGCCGGTACATCGCCTTCAACGCGGTGCGCAACTGGGAATTCTGGTTCGACGACATGTCGGACTTCTACCTGGTGAAGATGCCCGAGCGCAAGGTAAGCAAGCTGGCGACCGATGGTTATGCGACCGACCTGAACGGCAACATCCACATGTATTGGTCGCCCGACAGCAAGTCGCTGTTTTATCGCTACAACACGCGAGGGGACACCAACATCTGGTCCGTGAACGTGGAAGGCAACCTGGTGGCGACGCAAGTCACCAATGGCCAGGGTGTGATTCAAAGCATGTCGGTGTCGCCGAAGGGCGATGGTATTGCGTTCGTCCGCGCGACGCAGACCGGGCCCGGCGAGCTGACCTGGATGCCGATGAACGGCGGGGAAGAACGGCAGCTCACGCACTGGGCGACGCGGTTTGACGGCGTTGCGGCGCCGGCCAAGATTTCATTCCTCAGCAAAGACGGCATGTATATCAACGGCTATCTGTACAAGCCGGCGGGACTCGATCCGGCGAAGAAGTATCCCGGACTGATTTCCGTGCACGGGGGCGGCAACAACGCGTTTGCCAACGGCTTTCACGGGATGGAGCAGTACCTGGCGCACAAAGGGTATGTGGTGCTGTCGGTGGAGTACCGCGGCAGCTCCGGCTACGGACGCCGCTTCCAACTGGCGTCGTGGGGAAGCTGGGCGGCCGACCAGGGCTGGGACGCGGTGGCCGGGGCCGACTACCTGCGCAGCCTGCCGTACTGCAACGGGAAAGTCGGAATCTACGGAGGCAGCTACGGCGGCATCATGACGCTGGCGGCGCTCACGCGCGATTCCTCCAAGTTCGATGCGGCCGCGCCCTTCTACGGGATCTACGACTGGTCTGCCGCCTACCGCGATGGCGACCGTCTCATGAAATTCTGGGTGGTGATGGGGATGAAGGGCTACAAGCCGGATGAAAATCCCGCCGTGTATTACGCCGACTCGACGATCAACTTCGTGGACAAGATCACCACGCCGATGCTGATCGAGCACGGCGAACTGGACCGGCGCGCGCCGTTCACCCAGTCGCAACTGTTGGTGGAGGCGCTGAAGAAACACAACAAGACGTTCGAGTTTTTCTCGTTTCCCGATGAGCAGCACGGCATCCGGCGACCCGACAACTTCGTCAACGCGTACACGCGAATGGAGGCCTGGTTCGACAAGTACCTGAAAGGCGAAGAGAGCCAGGCGCCGGCGCAGCGCGCGTCAGGAGGCTCGCAATGA